One genomic window of Phoenix dactylifera cultivar Barhee BC4 chromosome 6, palm_55x_up_171113_PBpolish2nd_filt_p, whole genome shotgun sequence includes the following:
- the LOC103713128 gene encoding zinc finger protein SHOOT GRAVITROPISM 5-like: MLGFPSPAAPALPGNSNICSSSSCLENTTNSKRKRRPAGTPDPDAEVVSLSPRTLLESDRYVCEICNQGFQREQNLQMHRRRHKVPWKLLKRDAAEVRKRVFVCPEPSCLHHDPCHALGDLVGIKKHFRRKHSNHKQWVCARCSKAYAVQSDYKAHLKTCGTRGHSCDCGRVFSRVESFIEHQDACNAGRARADQQQTPAPACLSRTASSPSASSDTNFSSGAPTWPSLRTPASTTTTNFQPPPPSDHRHLHNLELQLLPASNAHPTTTTTAAISSTLSPYSDEAHATKLRLSIGPASRIGDEAQEQLRLAMTEKASADEARLQAKRQVELAEQEFANAKRIRQQALAELENACVVRDHAMKRINSMLVHITCHACRQHFRAKSIVPTDENSLAAVSFVSSVVTEGDGDGNDNQRHAVKILDT; the protein is encoded by the exons ATGTTGGGCTTCCCATCGCCGGCAGCCCCTGCCCTCCCCGGCAACAGTAACAtctgctcctcctcctcttgctTGGAGAATACCACCAACagcaagaggaagagaaggccTGCAGGAACTCCAG ACCCCGACGCGGAGGTGGTATCGCTGTCGCCGAGGACGCTGCTGGAGTCGGACCGGTACGTGTGCGAGATCTGCAACCAGGGGTTCCAGAGAGAGCAGAACCTGCAGATGCACCGGCGGCGCCACAAGGTGCCGTGGAAGCTGCTGAAGAGAGACGCGGCGGAGGTGCGGAAGCGGGTGTTCGTGTGCCCGGAGCCGAGCTGCCTGCACCACGACCCGTGCCACGCCCTGGGAGACCTCGTCGGCATCAAGAAGCACTTCCGGCGCAAGCACAGCAACCACAAGCAGTGGGTCTGCGCCCGCTGCTCCAAGGCCTACGCCGTCCAGTCCGACTACAAGGCCCACCTCAAGACCTGCGGCACCCGCGGCCACTCCTGCGACTGCGGCCGCGTCTTCTCCCG GGTGGAGAGCTTCATAGAGCACCAAGATGCCTGCAATGCCGGCCGAGCTCGCGCCGACCAACAACAAACCCCAGCTCCCGCCTGCCTTTCCCGGACCGCGTCAAGCCCGAGCGCTTCCAGCGACACCAATTTCAGCAGTGGGGCGCCCACATGGCCCAGCCTGCGGACGCCGgcttccaccaccaccaccaattTCCAACCTCCTCCACCATCCGATCACCGCCACCTCCACAACCTCGAGCTTCAACTCCTCCCCGCATCCAATGCCCACCCAACCACCACGACGACCGCCGCCATCTCCTCCACCCTCTCCCCCTACTCCGACGAGGCCCATGCCACCAAATTACGGCTGTCGATCGGACCTGCATCAAGGATCGGCGAcgaggctcaggagcagctcaGGCTTGCAATGACCGAGAAGGCATCGGCCGATGAGGCAAGGCTGCAAGCCAAGAGGCAGGTGGAGTTGGCCGAGCAGGAATTCGCCAATGCTAAGAGGATTCGGCAGCAAGCATTGGCCGAGCTCGAGAATGCTTGCGTCGTGAGGGACCATGCCATGAAGCGAATCAACTCGATGCTTGTTCACATTACCTGCCATGCTTGCAGGCAGCATTTCCGGGCCAAATCCATTGTGCCCACCGACGAGAACTCACTCGCGGCGGTGAGCTTCGTGTCATCGGTTGTAACCGAGGGCGACGGGGATGGCAACGATAACCAGCGCCACGCCGTGAAGATCTTAGACACATAG
- the LOC103713137 gene encoding protein Barley B recombinant, translated as MDDEGGLGIRNWGYYEQPSKGNLGLQLMSSMVERDTTKPLLSNGGFLHRECSMVVEPSVPMDFVRDGWIHHNRDNKILHVLPANHHHPNYGMLPDPPGAHTFHMLQPPEPPKDDKVPMMEDPGSRNETPLKKRSQGRSLKSPKPKKPKKVAAPRDGATNGSVSRGKAGKKSTGLVINGIDLDISGIPTPVCSCTGRLQQCYRWGVGGWQSACCTTSISCHPLPMSTKRRGARIAGRKMSQGAFKKVLEKLAGEGYNLSNPIDLRTFWAKHGTNKFVTIR; from the coding sequence ATGGATGATGAAGGTGGGTTGGGCATTCGGAATTGGGGCTACTATGAGCAGCCCTCGAAGGGGAACCTAGGGCTGCAGCTCATGTCCTCGATGGTGGAGCGTGATACGACGAAGCCCTTGCTATCAAACGGGGGGTTCCTCCATCGGGAATGCAGCATGGTCGTCGAGCCGTCGGTCCCAATGGACTTCGTGAGGGATGGGTGGATCCACCACAATAGGGACAACAAGATCCTCCATGTGCTGCCGGCGAACCATCACCACCCCAATTATGGTATGCTCCCTGATCCCCCCGGCGCCCACACCTTCCATATGCTGCAGCCGCCTGAGCCACCCAAGGATGACAAGGTCCCAATGATGGAGGACCCTGGAAGCAGAAATGAGACTCCTTTGAAGAAGAGATCCCAGGGCCGCTCGCTCAAATCCCCGAAGCCTAAGAAACCAAAGAAAGTTGCTGCTCCGAGAGACGGAGCCACCAATGGTTCAGTTTCGCGTGGGAAGGCGGGGAAGAAGAGCACTGGGTTGGTTATTAATGGGATTGATCTGGACATCTCGGGAATTCCTACTCCAGTTTGCTCTTGCACAGGCAGACTGCAACAGTGCTATCGGTGGGGTGTGGGAGGGTGGCAGTCGGCATGCTGCACCACTAGCATCTCATGTCACCCCCTCCCAATGAGCACCAAAAGGCGGGGGGCACGCATTGCCGGCCGGAAGATGAGCCAGGGTGCGTTCAAGAAGGTGCTGGAGAAGCTTGCAGGAGAAGGGTATAATCTTTCTAATCCAATTGACTTGAGGACTTTCTGGGCCAAGCATGGGACCAATAAGTTTGTGACTATCAGGTAA